Proteins encoded by one window of Thiovulum sp. ES:
- a CDS encoding DJ-1 family protein (PFAM: DJ-1/PfpI family~TIGRFAM: DJ-1 family protein) — translation MSKKVLVPLALGFEELEAVAIIDVLRRGGIEVIVAGVDKKSISGANGIVIEADKLVSEVSAKNLDMVVLPGGWGGTDILATNENIQNILKEMKADDKKIGAICAAPFALSEAGVLGENFTCYPSVEERIEKNSGYSSEKMVVRDGNIMTSRGPGTAICFGLQIVRDLIGEETYKNLKDGLLATYCED, via the coding sequence ATGTCTAAAAAAGTTTTAGTGCCTTTAGCTCTCGGTTTTGAAGAACTTGAAGCAGTTGCAATTATTGATGTTTTACGGCGAGGTGGAATTGAAGTTATTGTTGCGGGAGTTGATAAGAAGTCGATTTCTGGTGCAAATGGAATTGTTATTGAAGCCGACAAATTAGTTTCTGAAGTTTCTGCAAAAAATTTAGATATGGTAGTTCTCCCTGGCGGTTGGGGTGGAACTGATATTTTAGCGACAAATGAGAATATTCAAAATATTTTGAAAGAGATGAAAGCCGACGATAAGAAGATTGGGGCGATTTGTGCTGCTCCTTTTGCACTTTCGGAAGCTGGAGTTTTGGGTGAAAATTTCACTTGCTACCCATCAGTGGAAGAGCGAATTGAAAAAAATAGCGGATACAGTTCGGAAAAAATGGTTGTGCGAGACGGAAATATTATGACATCTCGAGGACCAGGAACAGCAATCTGTTTTGGACTTCAAATTGTTCGAGACCTCATCGGCGAGGAAACATACAAAAATTTAAAAGATGGCTTATTAGCTACATATTGTGAGGATTAA